The Candidatus Cloacimonadota bacterium genome includes the window TTATTGAGATGCAAGCTGAAGCTGGTGCTGCAGGTGCTGTTCACGGCTGCCTTTCTGCTGGTGCAATGACTACAACATTTACAGCATCTCAGGGTCTTATGCTAATGCTTCCAAATATGCATAAGATTGCTGGTGAGATGCTGCCAACTGTATTTCATGTTTCTGCTCGCTCTCTTGCCTGCCAATCCTTATCAATTTTTGGTGACCATTCTGATGTGATGTCTGCAAGAAATACCGGGTTTGCTCTTGTAGCTGCTGGTTCTATTCAGGAGACAATGGACCTGGCTGTTGTTTCTCATCTTGCAACATTAAAATCTAAAGTACCATTCCTTAATTTCTTTGATGGTTTCAGAACTTCCAATGAGATTCAAAAAGTAGAGATGATACCCTATGAGACAATGGCAGAACTGCTGGAAATGCAATATGTAAAAGATTTTCGCGAACGGGCAATGAATCCGGAAAAACCAATGATGAAAGTTGGTGCACAGAATCCTGATGTTTACTTTCAGGGTCGAGAGACTGTAAATAAGTTTTATGCAGTCACCCCTGAAATAGTTCAAGAATATATGGATAAGTTTGCAAAAAAGATAGGTCGCCAGTACAAGCTGTTTGATTATATTGGGGCTCCTGATGCAGAAAAAATTATTATTGCTATGGGTTCCGGAACAGAAACGATTGAAGAGACCGTAAACTATCTTACTCAGCAAGGAGAAAAAGTTGGTGCTGTCAAAGTTCGTCTGTATCGTCCATTTTCTGCAAAAGCACTTATCTCTGCTATTCCAAAGACTGTAAAGAAGATTGCAGTTCTTGATAGAACAAAAGAGCCTGGCTCTCTTGGTGAACCACTTTATCTTGATGTTGCTGTTGCTCTATCCGGAAAAGATATTAAAATTATTGGTGGACGATATGGCCTTTCTTCAAAGGAATTTACTTCAACTATGGTAAAGGGGGTTTATGACCATCTTGATGGCAAGTGCACTCATAATTTTACTGTTGGCATAGAGGATGATGTAACTGGCACATCGGTTTCTATTGGCGAAGAAATTGATGCAGAACCTAAAGGCGTAATTCGTTGTAAATTCTGGGGATATGGTTCTGATGGAACAGTTGGCGCGAACAAAAACTCTATTAAAATTATTGGTGATAATACTGATATGTATGCACAAGGTTATTTTCAGTATGATTCTAAAAAATCTGGTGGCGTAACTATTTCTCATCTTAGATTTGGAAAAGAGAAAATTCAATCTCAATATTTGCTAAACAATGTAGATTTCGTGGCATTGCATAAATCTTCTTATATTGGTCGTTATGATATTTTAGGAGGTATAACTGAAAGCGGCACATTCCTGCTTAATTCAAATTGGAAGGCTGATGAAGTATTTGAAAACTTAACAGAAGATATGCAGAAAGTAATTATTGAGAAAAAAGTCAAAGTCTATAACATAGACGCATTGAAGATTGCCCAAGAAGTTGGACTCGGTGCACGAATTAACACAGTAATGCAGGCAGCATTCTTCAAAATTTCTGGGGTGTTGCCAGAAGATGAGGCGTTGAAACTTATCAAAGATGCCATAGAAAAAACATTCCTAAAAAAAGGTGAAGAGATTGTAAAGATGAATTGGGCAGCTGTTGACAGAGCTTCAGATGCTCTGGAAGAAGTTCCAGTTCCTTCTAACTTAATTGGAATAAAATCAGCACCAATTCCGAAACTTATTCCTGATGACGCAGATGAGTTTGCGAAAAATGTTATTGACCCGGTTATGCACTTTAAGGGCGATACAATTCCAGTTTCTAAAATGCCTTATGATGGTCAAGTTCCAACAGGAACTACGCGATTAGAAAAACGAGGAGTAGCTCCATTTGTTCCAAAATGGAACCCAGAAAAATGTATACAATGCAATCAATGCTCATTAGTATGCACGCATGCAGCTATCCGTCCAAAACAGATAGACCCGAAAGATTTAGAAAACGCACCTGAGACATTCATTACTGTAAAATCAAAAACAAGAAATGATAGAAATCTTCAATACAGATTGCAAGTATATGTGGAGGATTGTGTTAGTTGTGATAGTTGTGTAGAGGTCTGTCCGGTTAAAGGAGCTATAGAAATGGTTCCAATAGAAGAAGCCCGCACAGCAGGTGAGACTGAAAACGCTGTGTTCTTTGATAATCTTCCTGATAATGTCCTTGATGGTGTAAAGCGAGAGTCAGTAAAAGGCAGTCAATTTCTTATGCCATATTTTGAGTTCAGCGGTGCTTGCGGTGGATGTGGTGAGACTCCGTATGTTAAATTAGCTACCCAGCTTTTCGGCAATAGAATGATAATCGCTAATGCAACTGGATGCTCATCAATTTATGGTGGAACCTTCCCGACAATGCCATACTGCAAAGATAAACAAGGGAAAGGACCTACATGGGCAAATTCCCTGTTTGAAGATAATGCCGAATATGGATTTGGTATGAGATTGGCTGTTAATGCAAATAGGAAACAACTGCTTAATAATATTGATGAACTTCTTGAGCTGGGAACCACATCTGAATTAACACAAGCTCTTAAAAAAAGCAAAGAACTCTGGAATTCTGTAGATGAGGAAGCTAAAGAAGCCGCAAAATCCGTGAAGAAAGCCTTACCAGAAGCACTCGCTAAAGCATCAGAAAGTACTAAGCCAATTATTGAAAAGATAATTGAATTGCAGGATTATATCGTTGAAAAAAGTGTCTGGTCTATTGGTGGGGACGGATGGGCGTATGATATTGGCTATGGTGGACTTGACCATGTGCTTGCGTGTAATAAAAATGTAAATGTTCTGGTCTTAGACACAGAGGTTTATTCCAATACTGGTGGACAGGCATCTAAAGCAACTCCAACTGGCTCAGTAGCGAAGTTTGCAGCAGCGGGAAAGAGAACCAAGAAGAAAGACCTCGGCATGATGGCAATGACTTATGGCTATGTTTATGTAGCTGGCGTGGCAATGGGTGCAAGTCCAAATCAATGTCTAAAAGCATTCTTAGAAGCTGAAGCTTATCCTGGACCTTCTTTGATTATCGCTTACTCACCTTGCATTGCACATGGAATAGATATGGGAAAAACCCAGGCAGAAGAGAAATTGGCCGTTGATAGTGGTTATTGGATTCTATACAGATATAATCCATTGCTTGCAAAAGAAGGTAAGAATCCATTGATTCTGGATTCAAAGAAGCCGAAATTAGAATATCAAGCATTTCTTGATAATGAAATTCGCTATCGCACTTTGACTCAACAGTTTCCTGAAATAGCAAAGAAACTTTTCAAACAAGCTGCAGAAGAGGCTAAAGAAAGATATGAGATTTATGAAAAGATGGCTGGTAGTTAATCAATAATTGTATTTGTAGATTAAAAAAAAGCCCTGAGAATTTTTCTCTGGGCTTTGCTTTTGGTTTTCTTTCAAAAATTATTCCGTCCCCGTCAGGGAATGGTCCCTGACAGCTCCTTTTACCATCCACAGAGTCGTCACGGACCACTCCGTGACGAAACAAAAACAGGTGAAGCGGTGGTTAGGCAGAAATTCTTTGGGAAACTATGGGCATTTTTATCGTTATTAATTCCGATAAATCTAATTTCCTACTGGCATTATCTATATCAATACCTACAAGATTATCTTCTGTATCATAATCCAGAACTATACCTTCTGAAATCTCTTCACTTTTTACGCTACTCTTAATAGATAAATCAATATAAAGTGAATCTGTTTCAGGAAAATATGTTAGTTTCATTTTTTAAATCTCCTATCCGGGAAGGCATTATGAATCGTTATTTTATCATCTAAAGTTACTACGCGAAGAAATTTGTCACCCAACTCAGGGATTATACCCCAAAAACGATATCTATTACCTTCCTGTCTTTCTACTTTAATTGGTTTCTCTAAAACCCGAATACACCATTCCTTTTTAAGATAAGGTCGTTTTATCAAGACCTTACTTTCAAAATATTTAGTAAATTTATATTTTAACATCACATACCTTATTTACTGAAGTTTTAGTTCAGAATAAAAGAATTTCTACCTACCATATATTAGACTGCACCATGCATAATATAACACACCTATTTTGAAATTAACACACTATAAAACAAATTCCTATCTATGACATTACCTTTTACAAATGCTTCATAAGTCATACAAAAAACAGAAATTTCAAAAAAGAGTTGTCAAATTTTTTCTAAAAAACTTGCAAAAAAATTACAATTATTCAATATTATAGTATTTTTCAGTATATCACAATATCACTGCAAGACGCATGATATTGTCCCTCAACACTATCTGAAAAAATGTGAACCAGCGAAAGACAAGAGTTAGTAAAATAGTTATTTCTTTTCTTTACAAACCATATCTTACTATCTATGGCGTAAAATCAATATTTCTATCTATAGAAAAGCAAAATTCTGTAAGTATATTTATTGCACTTTCAACATCTTTAATTGATACAACTTCTGTGTAAGTATGCATATATCTGCAAGGGATAGATACGAGACCTGTCGCAACTCCTTCTCTTGTAACCTGAATTACATTTGCATCTGTTCCTGTTGGACGAGAATTGGATTCAATCTGATATGAGATTTTTTTCTTCTTTGCAATATCAATAAGCATGGAAAATACTTTTGGATTTATGTTTGGTCCTCTTGTAATAGAAGCACCTTCACCAAGTTTAACTTCACCAGCTTTTTTCATTTCAACATCAGGCGTATCAGTGGCATGACAAACATCAATAGCAATTCCAATATCCGGATGTATTCCATATGCAGAGGTTCTTGCTCCGCGTAATCCTACCTCTTCCTGGACAGTGGCAACACTAAATAATGAGGCTTTAAGTTCATTTCTTCTTTTGAATACATTTTTCATCACTTCAGCCACGATAAATGCACCTATTTTATCGTCAAAAGCACGAGAGGTATAAATATCATTTCGCATCTCTTCAAAATTCGGGTCATAAGTTATTGGGTCGCCAATCTCAATGAGTTTTTTGACCTCATCCTTATCCTTTGCTCCAATATCAATGTAAAGCTGATGCGGTTTTGGAACTTTCTCTCTATCTTCTTTTTCAAAAAGGTGAATTGCTTTTTTACCAGTAACACCAAGCACATCACCATTTTTTGTATGAATTCTGACTTTTCTGCCCGGAATAATCCCAATATCAAATCCGCCTAACCTATCAAAATAGATAAAACCTTTGTCATCAATATACTTAACCTGAAAGCCGAGTTCATCCATATGACCGGCAAGCATTATTTTAGGGGGTTTATCAGGATTTACTGATGCAATGGCATTTCCATGCACATCAATTTTGATTTTATCTGAAAAGTTTTTCATTTCAGCAAACCAAATTTTACGCACCTTATCTTCATAACCTGATGGAGATGGTGTTTTCATCAGGGTTTCAAGAAATTGCATAGATTGCTTATTCATTGGTTCTCCTTGATTTTTTTTATGCTACACTTATACTTTTTAAGACTTTAGTTTAGAATTTATCTAAAATTCAGTTACTCTCTTAATTTTTGTCAATTTTTATCCAAATATTTCAATGCGAGTATAAGTACACCGAATCCTTTTAGGTATAAATTATACCAACTAAGGTCAATCATTTGTTTAAAAGCAAGCTATCAGAGAAAACTTTGTCAAAGATTCCATATAAATATTTTGGAGAGTAAGACGATTAACATTCTTGACAATAATTTACAAACTTTTTTAAAAACATTGAAGTAGAAATAAACTATTATTAAAATTAAATGTAGGAGCATATAATGAACAAAAGGAGTAATCTAAGATTAGTCTTTTTAATTATCTTGATAACATTCTTAGCAAACTGTGCCACAAAATATTCTACAATACACATTCCTGAAGAAATTAAGGTTGAGAGAATTCCATTAGCAGGTGCAGTCTCAAGTCGCGATTCAGAAATTTCAGGATTAGCCTGGTATAACGATTATTTGATTCTTCTTCCGCAGTATCCTTCTCGGTTTGAATCTGATTATGATGGGAAACTTTTTGCTGTATCAAAAGAGACAATTCTTTCCTTTTTAAAGGGGAAAACAGATTTGCCTATAACACCTATAGAAGTGGATTTTGTTGCTCCAGGAATTTCTGATAGGATTAATGGATATGAAGGTTTTGAAGCAATTGCTTTTTCTGGCAATAAAGTATTTATGACAATTGAATCTTCTCCCAATAATATGCTGGGTTATTTGATAAGTGGTGAAATCCAAAGTGATTTGAGCACAATTACTTTAAATACTGATAAAATAACAGAGATCCGACCACAGGCTTCAATAAATAATGCAACTGATGAAACTATGCTTGTTACATCAGATAAAATAATTACCATATATGAAGGGAATGGAAAAAATGTAAATCCCAATCCAATTGCGCATATTTTTGATTATGAACTTAATCTTATTGATTCTGTTCCATTCCCGAATATTGAATATCGCATTACTGATGCGACAAATCTTGATGTTGCTAACTATTTTTGGGTTATAAATTACTTTTATCCTGGAGATGAAAATGCATATAATCCATCCGTGGATTCAATTTCAATAGTTTATGGAGAAGGGGCAACTCATTCTAAATATACAACAGTAGAAAGATTATTACGATTAAAATATTCTGAATCTAAAATTACTTTGGTTCAAGAACCACCTATCCAATTAGAACTTATTGATGATGACAATTCGCGAAATTGGGAAGGGATTGTCAGATTAGATGATATAGGTTTTTTGCTTGTAACAGATAAATATCCTGAAACTATTCTGGGATTTGTCCCAAGATAAATTAGGTTTTATTTGATTTTAATATAATGGGATTTATGATACCTATGATTTTGATGAAAGTGATGATGGGGTAATGTTATTGAATCCACTTTTTTCTATAAAGCCAAAGTAAAAGTTTCAAGAGCTCTCGAATTGTCATTGACAGAATTTCATAAAGATTATCTTAATTTAAGGTGTTAAAAAAACTTGACTTTTTACTGAATAGTTTAGTATTTGTGTTTAATAAATTATTTTGTGATATATTGTTTTGATAGTTAAAATTAGTGAGAATTAATTAGTATAATGAAAAAACAACATTTAAGAATTAAAGATCTTCCTGAATTCAAGCGTCCACGAGAAAAGCTTGAGAAGACAAATATTAATTTTTTAACAAATTCTGAGTTATTATCCATTTTATTGGGAAGTGGTGTTAAAGGAATAAATGTAAAAAAGGTTGCAGAAAATTTATTAAACAAATTTGGTGATAATTTATTAAGTGCCGGCACTAAGGATTTAACGAAGATAAAGGGTATTGGGAAGGTTAAAGCAGAACAGATTGTATCCGCTTTTGAGTTGACTAAAAGATTTATTATAAAAGACCAAAGCAAAATTGCAATACACAATTCTAATGATGCTTTTAGTTTGTGTAAGGACCTTACTAATAAAAGGCAAGAGCATTTAGTGGTTTTATATTTAGATCCGCTAAATCAGTTAATAAAAAAGGAAATTATTTCTATTGGAACGGTTAATTCAAGTTTAGTGCACCCAAGGGAGATATTTGCTCCAGCATATATAAATAATGCCACAGCAGTTATTATAGTTCATAACCACCCTACGGGAGATTGTAATCCAACTATAGAAGATAGAAAGGTTACAGAGAAATTATTAAGGGCGGAAGAAATATCTGGAATAAAAGTAATAGACCACATAATAATTTCTAAAAAAGGATATTTTAGCTTAGTAGACAATTATAATCAAGATAATAAAGTTAATTATTTTAAGAGTGGTTATGAACAAATAAGTTTGTCTGAGTATTATCCCTTTTTTCAAAATAAAGAATATTTAGAAACAAGTCTAAAAAAGTATAAAGACCCTTCTTTTAATTTTAAAGATATAAGACAAACAGATGGTATTCACGGTTTACATATCTATCCAGCAGTTATGGCATATCCAATTGCTGATTATCTCATAGATACTTATAGCAAAGAGGATGACATTGTTTTAGACCCTTTTATGGGCGCAGGTACGACACTTGTAGAAGCAAATCTAAAAAAGAGATATTCTTATGGAATAGATATTAATCCATTAGCAGAGTTTATAACAAAAGTCAAATTAACACCTTTAGAACCTTCAATATTAAAAAATGAACTTGAAAATATATTAAAAAATGTAAATATATTAGAATCTGATATACCAAAAGTTAAAAACATAAATCTATGGTTTAAGGATTATGTAATTGAGGAACTTGGAAAACTAAGACATGCAATATGGCAAATTGAGAATAATGACATTAAAGATTTCTTTAAGATTTCTTTTAGTGAAACTATTCGTGCTGTATCCAATTGTAGAAATGGTTTTAAACTTCACAGATATTCAGAAAAAGATTTAGAAAAACATAACCCCAAAGTAAAAGAATCTTTTTTTAAAAAATCAATTGATAATATTTATAGATTAAATTCTATTAAAGATAAGTTATCAGAAAAATATTGGTTTAAAATAGTAAAACATATCTCTGAAATCAAAGATAAAGAGATAGATTTGATAGTTACATCACCACCCTATGGAGACAGCAAGACCACAGTAGCTTATGGACAGTTTTCCCGATTTTCATTGGAATGGTTGGGATTAGAAAATATAAATGTTGATAGAGAAAGTTTGGGCGGTAGGATAATAAAAGACCCTGTTTATGATGTATATTCTGAATCATTGTTTAATACATTAGACAAAATATCAATACAAAGTA containing:
- the radC gene encoding DNA repair protein RadC, which encodes MKKQHLRIKDLPEFKRPREKLEKTNINFLTNSELLSILLGSGVKGINVKKVAENLLNKFGDNLLSAGTKDLTKIKGIGKVKAEQIVSAFELTKRFIIKDQSKIAIHNSNDAFSLCKDLTNKRQEHLVVLYLDPLNQLIKKEIISIGTVNSSLVHPREIFAPAYINNATAVIIVHNHPTGDCNPTIEDRKVTEKLLRAEEISGIKVIDHIIISKKGYFSLVDNYNQDNKVNYFKSGYEQISLSEYYPFFQNKEYLETSLKKYKDPSFNFKDIRQTDGIHGLHIYPAVMAYPIADYLIDTYSKEDDIVLDPFMGAGTTLVEANLKKRYSYGIDINPLAEFITKVKLTPLEPSILKNELENILKNVNILESDIPKVKNINLWFKDYVIEELGKLRHAIWQIENNDIKDFFKISFSETIRAVSNCRNGFKLHRYSEKDLEKHNPKVKESFFKKSIDNIYRLNSIKDKLSEKYWFKIVKHISEIKDKEIDLIVTSPPYGDSKTTVAYGQFSRFSLEWLGLENINVDRESLGGRIIKDPVYDVYSESLFNTLDKISIQSKKRAKEVFAFFYDLNKYLKEFARVVKPNGFICVVIGNRTVKGFQIPTDEIIVELCINNFLHHKTIIREIPNKRMPAKNSPTNIAGQTVSTMLEEFIIILERK
- a CDS encoding M42 family metallopeptidase — its product is MNKQSMQFLETLMKTPSPSGYEDKVRKIWFAEMKNFSDKIKIDVHGNAIASVNPDKPPKIMLAGHMDELGFQVKYIDDKGFIYFDRLGGFDIGIIPGRKVRIHTKNGDVLGVTGKKAIHLFEKEDREKVPKPHQLYIDIGAKDKDEVKKLIEIGDPITYDPNFEEMRNDIYTSRAFDDKIGAFIVAEVMKNVFKRRNELKASLFSVATVQEEVGLRGARTSAYGIHPDIGIAIDVCHATDTPDVEMKKAGEVKLGEGASITRGPNINPKVFSMLIDIAKKKKISYQIESNSRPTGTDANVIQVTREGVATGLVSIPCRYMHTYTEVVSIKDVESAINILTEFCFSIDRNIDFTP
- a CDS encoding DUF2283 domain-containing protein translates to MKLTYFPETDSLYIDLSIKSSVKSEEISEGIVLDYDTEDNLVGIDIDNASRKLDLSELITIKMPIVSQRISA
- the nifJ gene encoding pyruvate:ferredoxin (flavodoxin) oxidoreductase; the protein is MEKTYKAIDGNTAATHVAYAFSEVAAIYPITPSSPMGELADAWAAQGRKNIFGQTLDVIEMQAEAGAAGAVHGCLSAGAMTTTFTASQGLMLMLPNMHKIAGEMLPTVFHVSARSLACQSLSIFGDHSDVMSARNTGFALVAAGSIQETMDLAVVSHLATLKSKVPFLNFFDGFRTSNEIQKVEMIPYETMAELLEMQYVKDFRERAMNPEKPMMKVGAQNPDVYFQGRETVNKFYAVTPEIVQEYMDKFAKKIGRQYKLFDYIGAPDAEKIIIAMGSGTETIEETVNYLTQQGEKVGAVKVRLYRPFSAKALISAIPKTVKKIAVLDRTKEPGSLGEPLYLDVAVALSGKDIKIIGGRYGLSSKEFTSTMVKGVYDHLDGKCTHNFTVGIEDDVTGTSVSIGEEIDAEPKGVIRCKFWGYGSDGTVGANKNSIKIIGDNTDMYAQGYFQYDSKKSGGVTISHLRFGKEKIQSQYLLNNVDFVALHKSSYIGRYDILGGITESGTFLLNSNWKADEVFENLTEDMQKVIIEKKVKVYNIDALKIAQEVGLGARINTVMQAAFFKISGVLPEDEALKLIKDAIEKTFLKKGEEIVKMNWAAVDRASDALEEVPVPSNLIGIKSAPIPKLIPDDADEFAKNVIDPVMHFKGDTIPVSKMPYDGQVPTGTTRLEKRGVAPFVPKWNPEKCIQCNQCSLVCTHAAIRPKQIDPKDLENAPETFITVKSKTRNDRNLQYRLQVYVEDCVSCDSCVEVCPVKGAIEMVPIEEARTAGETENAVFFDNLPDNVLDGVKRESVKGSQFLMPYFEFSGACGGCGETPYVKLATQLFGNRMIIANATGCSSIYGGTFPTMPYCKDKQGKGPTWANSLFEDNAEYGFGMRLAVNANRKQLLNNIDELLELGTTSELTQALKKSKELWNSVDEEAKEAAKSVKKALPEALAKASESTKPIIEKIIELQDYIVEKSVWSIGGDGWAYDIGYGGLDHVLACNKNVNVLVLDTEVYSNTGGQASKATPTGSVAKFAAAGKRTKKKDLGMMAMTYGYVYVAGVAMGASPNQCLKAFLEAEAYPGPSLIIAYSPCIAHGIDMGKTQAEEKLAVDSGYWILYRYNPLLAKEGKNPLILDSKKPKLEYQAFLDNEIRYRTLTQQFPEIAKKLFKQAAEEAKERYEIYEKMAGS